From the Patescibacteria group bacterium genome, one window contains:
- a CDS encoding non-canonical purine NTP pyrophosphatase (hydrolyzes non-standard nucleotides such as xanthine and inosine) produces the protein MQLLIATTNAGKIKEYRHLLREVPLLLVTLSDLGIEEKPEETGVTLEENALLKAQFYFEKSGISVLADDTGLEIDAVGGEPGIHARRWPGYEATDQELIDYALKRLEGVPKEKRTARFRAVIAIAKDKQDIRLFDGIMEGYIAEKAYYPIVAGYPYRSLFSLTLGGKVLSEFAIEELEDMHRKRAIEKALPFLFEIQESGVE, from the coding sequence ATGCAACTTCTTATTGCAACAACAAACGCGGGGAAAATCAAAGAATACAGGCACCTTTTAAGAGAGGTGCCTCTTTTGCTTGTGACACTTTCTGATTTGGGTATTGAGGAAAAACCAGAAGAGACTGGTGTAACCTTGGAAGAGAACGCTCTTTTGAAAGCGCAATTCTACTTTGAGAAAAGTGGGATTTCAGTGCTTGCCGATGATACGGGCCTTGAGATTGACGCTGTGGGAGGCGAGCCTGGCATTCATGCAAGACGCTGGCCTGGGTATGAAGCAACAGACCAAGAACTTATAGATTATGCGCTCAAAAGGTTGGAGGGAGTCCCAAAAGAGAAAAGGACTGCCAGGTTCCGGGCAGTTATTGCGATTGCTAAAGACAAACAAGACATCCGCCTGTTTGACGGTATTATGGAAGGATACATTGCAGAGAAAGCGTACTATCCCATTGTTGCAGGATATCCGTATCGTTCTCTTTTCTCCCTTACTTTGGGAGGGAAGGTGCTTTCTGAGTTTGCCATTGAAGAACTGGAGGATATGCACCGAAAGCGCGCAATTGAAAAAGCCCTCCCATTTCTTTTTGAGATTCAAGAGAGTGGGGTAGAATAG
- the uppS gene encoding di-trans,poly-cis-decaprenylcistransferase, protein MENNVPQHIVLFPDGNRRWARERGMDALEGHRVGYEKAVQLVDWCQERGVKALTMFGFSTENWNRTEREVTYLMRLLETGLVQQLKKYVGEKAKERGVKIRIIGQKERLPESLQKVIAKVEETTKDNDKFFVTLAISYGGRWDIVSAVQKMLKEGISPEQVTEELFSNYLSTAGLPDPDLVIRAGGEQRFSNFLLWQSAYAELYFCSKYWPDFTEEDFNEAIQEYQRRQRRFGK, encoded by the coding sequence ATGGAGAATAATGTTCCGCAACACATCGTATTGTTCCCGGACGGAAACCGGAGATGGGCAAGAGAACGGGGCATGGATGCCTTAGAGGGTCATCGGGTGGGGTACGAGAAAGCAGTACAACTTGTAGACTGGTGCCAAGAACGGGGAGTAAAAGCCCTTACCATGTTTGGGTTCTCCACGGAAAACTGGAACCGTACGGAGCGAGAGGTCACCTACTTAATGCGTCTTTTGGAAACTGGTTTGGTTCAGCAGCTTAAAAAGTATGTAGGAGAAAAAGCAAAAGAACGGGGAGTAAAAATACGTATCATTGGTCAAAAAGAGCGCCTACCAGAATCCCTGCAAAAGGTTATTGCCAAGGTAGAAGAGACAACCAAAGACAATGACAAATTCTTTGTTACCCTGGCTATAAGCTACGGGGGAAGATGGGATATTGTGAGTGCGGTACAAAAAATGCTCAAAGAAGGGATATCTCCAGAACAGGTTACAGAAGAGTTGTTTTCCAATTATCTTTCCACCGCAGGCCTGCCAGATCCTGACCTTGTGATACGGGCAGGAGGAGAGCAGAGATTTTCTAACTTTCTTTTGTGGCAATCAGCATATGCTGAACTCTACTTTTGCAGTAAGTATTGGCCCGACTTTACAGAAGAGGATTTTAATGAAGCAATTCAAGAATATCAAAGAAGGCAGAGAAGATTTGGGAAATGA
- the rpmA gene encoding 50S ribosomal protein L27, with the protein MATTKSVGSTRLGRDSQPKYLGIKLFAGEKARAGQILVRQRGTKLFAGKNVGTGKDYTLFALKEGVVQFSTKRKRGFDRSQRIVKVVHIT; encoded by the coding sequence ATGGCTACTACAAAGTCAGTTGGATCAACGCGCCTCGGGCGGGATTCTCAACCAAAATATCTTGGAATAAAACTGTTTGCGGGTGAAAAAGCCAGGGCAGGACAGATTTTGGTCAGGCAGCGCGGCACCAAACTCTTTGCGGGCAAAAACGTTGGAACGGGAAAAGACTACACCCTCTTTGCCTTAAAAGAAGGTGTGGTGCAGTTTTCTACAAAGAGAAAGCGGGGATTTGACCGATCTCAAAGAATCGTCAAGGTGGTACATATTACCTAA
- a CDS encoding CTP synthase, whose amino-acid sequence MTRYIFVAGGVMSGVGKGVATASLGKILLSKGFAVSAVKIDPYINVDAGTMNPLEHGEIFVTDDGTESDQDLGNYERFFGRPFSKVNYMTTGQVYDSVIKRERNLEYKGKCVEVVPHIPEEVISRIKAAARVDKADFVLIEIGGTVGEYQNMLFLEAARMMQASAPEQVFFVLVSYLPIPPSIGEQKTKPTQTAVRTLNAAGIQPDMIIARSELPVDKPRKQKISLSCNVAADYVISAPDVKFIYEIPVNFEKEKVGDKILQKFGLKGKKQDMRDWRALVRRVRSLKKTVRIGIVGKYFETGDFTLMDSYLSVIEAIKHASWAMGRNPEITWLSSEKYIKNPKAAQELKNFDGIIVPGGFGTRGVEGKTKASEICRINKIPYFGLCFGMQLAVIEFARNVCGLKKASSAEFYPRDTIDPVIDVMEDQKTLLKEKKYGSTMRLGAYRCRIQKGTLAYEAYGKQDISERHRHRYELNNEYRGILEKKGMVISGVNLERDLVEIVELKNHPFFVGVQFHPEFKSRPLEPHPLFLEFVRAAVR is encoded by the coding sequence ATGACCCGGTACATCTTTGTTGCAGGAGGCGTCATGTCCGGCGTTGGCAAGGGCGTGGCTACGGCCTCTCTTGGAAAGATTCTCTTAAGCAAGGGTTTTGCCGTCTCTGCGGTAAAGATTGACCCCTACATCAACGTTGATGCCGGTACCATGAATCCCCTGGAACACGGGGAGATTTTTGTGACTGACGACGGAACCGAGTCAGACCAGGACCTGGGAAACTATGAACGCTTTTTTGGAAGACCCTTTTCCAAAGTTAACTACATGACTACAGGTCAGGTATATGACTCTGTTATTAAAAGAGAGCGCAATCTGGAATACAAAGGAAAGTGCGTAGAAGTAGTTCCCCATATCCCAGAAGAGGTTATCTCGCGCATTAAGGCGGCTGCAAGAGTAGACAAGGCAGACTTTGTCTTGATTGAAATAGGGGGCACGGTGGGAGAATATCAAAACATGCTCTTTTTGGAGGCAGCGCGCATGATGCAGGCAAGCGCTCCTGAGCAGGTTTTTTTTGTGTTGGTAAGCTATCTTCCCATTCCACCCAGTATTGGAGAACAAAAGACCAAGCCTACGCAGACAGCTGTCAGAACTCTGAACGCAGCAGGTATTCAGCCAGACATGATTATTGCCAGGTCCGAACTACCCGTAGACAAGCCAAGAAAACAAAAGATTTCCCTGTCTTGTAACGTTGCGGCAGACTACGTCATTTCAGCCCCCGACGTAAAGTTTATTTACGAGATTCCCGTGAACTTTGAAAAAGAGAAGGTGGGAGACAAGATATTGCAAAAGTTCGGATTGAAAGGCAAAAAGCAAGACATGAGAGACTGGAGAGCTTTGGTGCGCAGGGTACGTTCCTTAAAAAAGACCGTGCGAATAGGGATCGTGGGGAAATACTTTGAGACAGGGGACTTTACCCTAATGGATTCCTATCTTTCTGTGATTGAGGCTATCAAGCATGCCTCGTGGGCCATGGGGAGGAATCCTGAAATTACTTGGCTTTCTTCAGAGAAGTATATAAAGAACCCAAAGGCGGCCCAGGAGCTTAAAAACTTTGATGGTATTATTGTTCCCGGCGGTTTTGGCACTAGGGGAGTGGAGGGAAAAACAAAGGCAAGTGAGATTTGCCGGATTAACAAAATTCCTTATTTTGGCTTATGTTTTGGTATGCAGTTGGCAGTAATTGAGTTCGCGCGGAATGTGTGTGGATTGAAAAAGGCATCTTCAGCAGAGTTCTACCCACGTGATACTATTGACCCCGTTATTGATGTGATGGAAGACCAGAAGACTCTTTTGAAAGAAAAGAAATACGGGAGCACCATGCGCCTTGGGGCGTACAGATGTCGTATTCAGAAGGGAACCCTAGCATACGAGGCGTATGGAAAACAAGATATCTCAGAGCGGCACCGCCATCGCTATGAGTTGAATAATGAGTACCGAGGTATTCTGGAAAAGAAAGGTATGGTAATATCAGGCGTCAATCTAGAAAGAGATTTAGTAGAGATTGTTGAACTGAAAAATCATCCGTTCTTTGTTGGAGTCCAGTTTCATCCAGAATTTAAATCAAGGCCTTTGGAGCCCCACCCTTTATTTTTAGAGTTTGTGCGAGCTGCAGTTAGGTAA
- the rplI gene encoding 50S ribosomal protein L9 has protein sequence MKVILLQDVPKLGKKFEVKEVADGHAQNHLIPEGLVKPATKEALEWAEMQKELVEKVAEESLQKSQEMASQLDDMEVQLVLKVGEEGQLFEAVNAQKIADRLKEMGYNVKKSQVKLEDPLKELGEFPVKLSFEHNLEAEIRVIIAEQEAE, from the coding sequence ATGAAGGTTATTTTGCTGCAAGATGTTCCAAAACTTGGCAAGAAGTTTGAGGTAAAGGAGGTGGCAGACGGCCACGCCCAAAACCACCTCATTCCAGAAGGACTGGTAAAGCCTGCAACCAAGGAAGCTTTAGAATGGGCGGAGATGCAAAAGGAGTTAGTAGAAAAGGTTGCAGAAGAGAGCCTGCAGAAATCTCAAGAAATGGCATCTCAGTTAGACGACATGGAGGTTCAGCTTGTGCTGAAGGTGGGAGAAGAAGGACAGCTGTTTGAGGCAGTAAACGCCCAAAAGATTGCAGACAGGTTAAAAGAGATGGGATACAATGTCAAGAAATCTCAGGTAAAGTTAGAGGATCCTTTAAAAGAACTCGGAGAGTTTCCTGTAAAGTTGAGCTTTGAGCATAACCTGGAGGCAGAAATTCGAGTAATCATTGCAGAACAAGAAGCGGAATGA
- a CDS encoding S41 family peptidase translates to MLRGAGKIAVLFFLVGSILGAYYFGFQVGKSEARIVPIEGVQNTQFGAPEAVDFSLFWDAWNIIQEKYAAKESFDYQEMVYGAISGMVESLGDPYTLFMDPEDTKRFRDDISGSFEGVGMEIGIRNRELRVISPLEGTPAKAAGLRPGDVIVRVDDTFTRNLTIDEAVSLIRGPKGTDVTLSILRGDWSETKDFVITRAVIKIPSLEWEMLEENIAYIQLFHFSENASRTFRTAATGILASSADRIILDLRNNPGGFLEVAVDIAGWFLERGQVVVVEDFGEEGKEIIYKARGNGRLGGYPLVILMNQGSASASEILAGALRDHKGVTVVGEKSFGKGSVQELENLVGDASLKVTVANWLTPNGNHITDVGLDPDVEVEMTPEDFDLELDPQLDKALELVKDL, encoded by the coding sequence ATGTTAAGAGGTGCAGGGAAAATAGCAGTCCTCTTTTTTCTTGTGGGCTCCATCCTTGGGGCTTACTACTTTGGTTTTCAGGTGGGGAAATCTGAGGCCAGAATAGTTCCCATCGAAGGGGTGCAAAACACCCAGTTCGGGGCGCCTGAAGCTGTAGACTTTTCTCTGTTTTGGGATGCCTGGAATATCATCCAAGAAAAGTATGCTGCCAAGGAATCCTTTGATTATCAAGAGATGGTGTACGGTGCCATCTCTGGCATGGTGGAGAGTTTGGGTGATCCCTATACTTTGTTCATGGACCCAGAAGATACCAAGCGGTTCCGCGACGACATTTCCGGGTCTTTTGAAGGGGTGGGTATGGAGATTGGCATTCGAAACCGTGAGCTTCGGGTTATCTCTCCCCTGGAGGGGACTCCGGCAAAGGCAGCTGGATTGCGCCCGGGAGACGTTATTGTGCGGGTGGATGACACCTTCACAAGAAACCTTACGATTGATGAAGCAGTCTCTTTAATTCGGGGTCCCAAGGGAACCGATGTGACCCTTTCCATTCTGCGAGGCGACTGGTCTGAAACCAAAGACTTTGTTATCACCAGGGCAGTCATTAAGATTCCTTCTTTGGAGTGGGAAATGTTGGAAGAGAATATTGCATATATTCAGCTTTTCCATTTTTCAGAAAATGCCTCGCGCACTTTCAGAACAGCAGCAACCGGCATTCTTGCTTCTTCAGCTGACCGAATTATTTTAGACTTAAGAAACAACCCGGGAGGATTTCTTGAGGTTGCAGTGGATATTGCAGGATGGTTCCTAGAGAGAGGGCAGGTTGTGGTGGTGGAGGATTTTGGCGAAGAAGGAAAAGAAATCATCTACAAGGCAAGAGGGAATGGCCGCCTGGGAGGCTACCCTTTGGTCATTTTAATGAACCAGGGGTCAGCTTCGGCCTCTGAGATCTTAGCTGGAGCCCTGCGAGACCACAAGGGAGTGACGGTCGTGGGGGAAAAGTCCTTTGGAAAAGGGTCTGTGCAGGAGTTGGAGAACCTTGTTGGAGATGCTTCTTTGAAAGTGACCGTGGCAAACTGGCTTACCCCCAATGGAAACCATATTACCGACGTTGGCTTGGACCCGGATGTGGAAGTTGAGATGACTCCAGAGGACTTTGACCTAGAGCTGGATCCCCAGCTTGACAAGGCTCTTGAGTTAGTTAAGGATTTGTGA
- a CDS encoding phosphoribosylaminoimidazolesuccinocarboxamide synthase — MVRESPFSKELRKGGLDRLYQGKVRDTYTHPTNSDLLLIVATDRVSIFDLVLPAFVEKKGEVLTALTHFWLRGVLSSFPHHLRDSGMLMGNFASIPAQRTSVVKKLQMIPFELIFRGHLGGSVWAAYQDTGMVAGKQLPHGLTKWEKLSAPIFTPSTKAESGHDVNITEDEFLAATGQLGPRVVSMFAKAYALVYEEARKRGILILDTKFEVGVDEHGSPVIADEVLTPDSSRFTTVEDFERAMKEGRDPVFYDKETVRNWGRTVETPKGQGINKLDPEAPEDLAFVASLKVPEEVLSDASSRYLEIFERITGMPLVRYQTERMHE, encoded by the coding sequence ATGGTACGAGAGTCACCGTTCAGTAAGGAACTGAGGAAGGGTGGACTGGACCGGTTGTATCAGGGGAAGGTACGGGACACCTATACGCATCCAACAAACTCTGACTTGCTTCTGATCGTTGCAACTGATCGCGTAAGCATCTTTGACCTTGTTCTCCCCGCTTTCGTGGAGAAGAAGGGTGAGGTGCTCACCGCACTGACCCACTTTTGGTTGCGCGGTGTCCTTTCGAGTTTTCCTCACCATTTGAGGGACTCGGGTATGCTGATGGGGAATTTTGCATCGATTCCTGCACAGCGCACATCCGTCGTCAAAAAGCTCCAGATGATTCCCTTTGAACTGATCTTTCGGGGTCATCTTGGGGGGTCGGTGTGGGCCGCATACCAGGACACAGGCATGGTTGCGGGCAAGCAGCTTCCTCACGGTCTCACCAAGTGGGAGAAGCTAAGCGCCCCAATCTTCACTCCTTCTACAAAGGCCGAGTCCGGGCACGACGTGAACATCACCGAGGATGAGTTTCTGGCTGCTACCGGGCAGCTTGGCCCTCGGGTAGTTTCCATGTTTGCTAAGGCCTATGCACTGGTGTACGAAGAAGCACGCAAGCGCGGCATCCTAATCCTCGATACAAAGTTTGAGGTAGGTGTAGATGAACACGGCTCGCCCGTCATTGCCGATGAGGTGCTCACTCCAGACTCCTCAAGGTTTACTACAGTAGAGGACTTTGAACGCGCGATGAAAGAAGGGCGCGACCCTGTCTTCTATGACAAGGAGACGGTGCGGAACTGGGGGCGTACCGTGGAGACGCCAAAGGGGCAAGGAATCAACAAGCTTGATCCTGAGGCTCCAGAAGACCTCGCCTTCGTGGCCTCGCTTAAGGTTCCAGAAGAGGTCCTGTCGGACGCAAGCTCAAGGTATCTGGAGATCTTTGAGCGCATCACCGGTATGCCTCTTGTCCGGTACCAGACGGAGAGGATGCATGAGTGA
- a CDS encoding AIR carboxylase family protein, whose translation MADIIVILGSTSDEEAVRSSKMFEVLDEVGVSWTAAAISAHRNPEELRDYCLSSGGKVFIGVAGMSAALPGAIAAIVKERPVIGVALASDVLDGMDALLSIVRMPPGVSVSCTGIGSAGLRNAAIQACQIIALGDKGVKSGLTVYLESNKREPVYNLEGKGGS comes from the coding sequence ATGGCTGATATAATTGTTATCCTTGGTAGCACAAGTGACGAAGAGGCGGTGCGAAGCTCAAAGATGTTCGAGGTTTTGGATGAAGTCGGGGTCTCCTGGACCGCTGCGGCGATCTCGGCCCACCGAAATCCCGAGGAGCTCAGGGATTACTGCCTGAGCAGCGGAGGCAAGGTGTTCATTGGCGTGGCTGGCATGTCAGCAGCGCTCCCTGGCGCAATAGCAGCTATTGTCAAGGAACGCCCTGTGATTGGGGTTGCCCTTGCTTCTGACGTGCTGGACGGCATGGACGCCCTGCTTTCTATTGTGCGTATGCCCCCTGGAGTTTCAGTTTCCTGTACGGGGATTGGGAGTGCAGGACTGCGGAACGCCGCAATCCAGGCCTGTCAGATCATAGCGCTGGGGGATAAGGGAGTGAAAAGCGGTCTGACTGTCTACCTGGAAAGCAATAAACGAGAGCCCGTATACAATCTTGAGGGGAAAGGAGGGTCCTGA
- the dinB gene encoding DNA polymerase IV has protein sequence MKNRIVLLLDMDAFFAMVEERENPHFRGKPVVVGADPKEGKGRGVVSTCNYEARKYGIHSAMPISEAWRLCPQAVFLPVDGALYHKASENIMTILRKYTLLVEQVSLDEAYLDISFVGSFENARKLAEKIRKEIFKKEKLPASCGIAPNKMVAKIACEHAKPNGVLVVEPQKVESFLSSLSIREIPGIGPKTAAILEKFFKKKALKIKDVRETSKEELVKLLGVFGSTLYDKVRGIDHSPVTVKEEVKSIGREHTFERDTRDGEEIFPVFRELAREVASELKEAGLAFKTITVVCRFHGFETHTKAKSFKEPQKDWKLFEKEAMQLLLRFLTENLNPIRLIGVRARVAQSTL, from the coding sequence ATGAAAAATAGAATTGTATTGCTTCTTGATATGGATGCATTTTTTGCCATGGTAGAAGAAAGAGAAAACCCCCACTTTAGAGGAAAACCAGTGGTGGTTGGGGCAGACCCCAAAGAAGGCAAGGGCAGGGGAGTGGTATCCACCTGCAACTATGAGGCAAGAAAGTATGGCATTCATTCTGCAATGCCCATATCTGAAGCTTGGAGATTATGTCCCCAGGCCGTGTTCTTGCCGGTGGATGGAGCCTTGTATCATAAGGCGTCAGAGAACATCATGACCATCTTGAGAAAGTATACTCTTTTGGTAGAACAAGTTTCTTTAGATGAAGCATATTTGGACATCAGCTTTGTTGGGAGCTTTGAGAATGCAAGGAAGTTAGCTGAAAAGATAAGAAAGGAGATTTTTAAAAAAGAGAAACTTCCTGCTTCTTGCGGCATTGCTCCAAACAAAATGGTAGCCAAAATAGCTTGTGAGCATGCAAAGCCCAATGGTGTTTTGGTTGTGGAGCCACAAAAGGTAGAGAGCTTTCTTTCTTCTTTGAGTATCAGGGAGATTCCAGGTATTGGGCCAAAAACCGCCGCAATCCTGGAAAAGTTTTTCAAGAAAAAGGCACTCAAAATAAAAGATGTGAGAGAGACATCAAAAGAAGAGCTGGTGAAACTCTTGGGTGTGTTTGGAAGTACTCTGTATGACAAGGTTCGAGGCATTGACCATAGCCCCGTTACCGTTAAAGAAGAGGTAAAGTCTATTGGCAGGGAACACACTTTTGAGAGGGATACAAGAGACGGCGAAGAAATCTTCCCCGTGTTCCGAGAGCTTGCAAGAGAGGTTGCCTCAGAGCTCAAAGAAGCAGGGCTTGCTTTCAAAACCATAACCGTGGTGTGTCGTTTCCATGGGTTTGAGACGCATACGAAAGCAAAGAGCTTCAAGGAGCCCCAAAAAGACTGGAAGCTCTTTGAGAAGGAAGCAATGCAGCTCCTTTTGAGATTTCTGACTGAGAACTTAAACCCAATACGCCTTATAGGAGTAAGGGCAAGAGTTGCCCAATCCACTCTTTGA